The proteins below are encoded in one region of Engystomops pustulosus chromosome 8, aEngPut4.maternal, whole genome shotgun sequence:
- the SSTR5 gene encoding somatostatin receptor type 5, with protein MEPVSLPMASLMEPGVKDLNLTICRNVTCNETVLEAPMPRMSSVLIPFIYLLVCAIGLSGNTLVIYVVLRYAKMKTVTNIYILNLAVADVLFMLGLPFLATQNAISYWPFGTFLCRLVLTVDGINQFTSIFCLTVMSIDRYLAVVHPIKSTKWRRPRVAKLISATVWTVSFLVVLPVVIFSDVQPDFHTCNINWPEPVNIWSTAFIIYTSVLGFFGPLLVICLCYLLIVIKVKSSGLRVGSTRRRRSERKVTRMVVIIVAVFVFCWLPFYILNIVNLTFIVPEEPAYVGVYFFVVILSYANSCANPILYGFLSDNFKQSFQKVLCLRKSNGIKDADLTENRQEKSSRIQETMLTSRNSEFNGHMQTSKV; from the coding sequence ATGGAACCCGTATCTCTTCCAATGGCTTCTCTTATGGAACCTGGGGTGAAGGACCTCAACCTAACAATATGCAGGAATGTGACTTGTAATGAAACGGTGCTGGAGGCCCCTATGCCTAGGATGAGCTCTGTCCTCATCCCTTTTATTTATCTGCTGGTTTGTGCTATTGGACTGAGTGGGAATACTCTAGTCATCTATGTAGTTCTTCGTTACGCCAAGATGAAGACCGTCACTAACATCTACATTTTGAACTTGGCAGTGGCAGATGTTCTTTTTATGTTAGGACTACCCTTCCTTGCTACCCAAAATGCCATTTCTTACTGGCCCTTTGGGACTTTTCTTTGCAGGCTGGTATTGACAGTGGATGGTATAAACCAGTTCACCAGTATCTTCTGCCTTACAGTTATGAGCATTGACCGCTATTTGGCAGTGGTTCATCCCATCAAGTCAACAAAGTGGAGGAGACCCAGAGTGGCCAAACTTATCAGCGCCACTGTTTGGACTGTTTCTTTTCTGGTTGTCCTCCCGGTTGTCATCTTTTCTGATGTCCAACCAGATTTCCACACCTGCAACATCAACTGGCCAGAGCCAGTAAATATCTGGTCTACTGCATTCATCATCTACACCTCCGTGTTGGGCTTCTTTGGACCACTACTAGTAATTTGCCTCTGCTACCTTTTGATTGTCATTAAGGTGAAGTCTTCTGGTCTTCGTGTAGGCTCCACTAGACGTAGAAGATCAGAACGTAAAGTCACCAGAATGGTGGTCATCATTGTGgctgtttttgtgttttgttggCTTCCCTTCTATATACTGAACATAGTCAATTTAACGTTTATCGTCCCGGAGGAACCAGCATACGTAGGTGTTTACTTCTTTGTGGTCATCTTGTCCTATGCCAACAGTTGCGCCAACCCAATCCTCTACGGCTTCCTGTCGGACAATTTCAAGCAGAGCTTTCAGAAGGTTCTCTGCCTTCGCAAAAGCAACGGCATCAAGGATGCCGACCTGACGGAAAACCGTCAAGAGAAGAGCAGTCGAATCCAGGAGACCATGCTCACGTCAAGGAACTCCGAATTTAATGGGCATATGCAAACAAGCAAAGTCTGA